The Anopheles moucheti chromosome 3, idAnoMoucSN_F20_07, whole genome shotgun sequence genome contains the following window.
ATTCACCTATATTGACACGCTCTTGGGTGATGATTACCAAATGATCGTTCTACATTCTGAGGAAATTTCTTATTTCTCAGGTTgcgcatgcaagtttgttttatgcagtgttgctcaacattccatacgaagttgcgcgccatcttgctctcctggtatcggaaatctgaaaacagctggtttatttagtttgagcaaaattgctgtactaggtgctacctcttccgtggatgctctcctggtactatatattcaaaaactgatagttttcgaagcaatttttctcgaccaacgggaaagttagcgtttaaacattgcatacctttcggcggctGGTACTGACGAAAGCTTCTTAACCTCTTTCGATAGGACGTCGATAGGAGGATGATCATAGGAATTTTTGACCCCGTGTGTAAAAATGGACAATAGAAAGGTCGCAACAATGATGGTGACCTCTACAACCTGTTTAACTCGTCAAACTCCGATAGGCTGGCCATGTCATTAGTATGTCATCGGACGTACGGCATTAGAGTCCGCCCGTTCGTCCACATGGACTGAAGAAGTGTGGACAGATTGACTAAAATTAGTTCATGCAAGTGGATTAATTCTTGCAAGTTCTTAAATAGGATGCCTGAATTGCTCCTAGTTGTAGatttaatcaaaataaatgaaaatgctAGAATGAACCTTGCccaagagagaaaaacaaaaattagtttttaattacTCCTTTACCTATGTGCTGTTCCTTTACTGGGTCGTAAAGGGCAGCACACGTTTTAAATTGCCTCTCCTTCTTAAGCTTAACGATTACCAAATTAGTTACAAAGGTTCATTTAGAGAGTAaatgttctttttgtttttttttttctctgtgaaATTAATAGACTTAAACATTCCACTTGTTCTCAGCTCTCCCAGAATGGAGGAGCAACTCTCCTATCGCTGGTGTGTACATATTGTGGATGAATAGGCTAATAGGAATAAGCTTCCAATTGCGTATCATTTgaattcataaattttcaacaaacagaaaacattgTTGAACCTTCTCTCTCCACCATAAAGCAAAAGGCGACACTACATTATGGGTGCCTCAGCTTTTTCCCCTAacgattgtttgattttcattacgcaattttccacccatcCATTCGAGCAGTACgaatttttctgtttgctcTCCCGGCATTCACCCAGAAGCGATTACGGCGTAGAATATATTCCACCCAGCTCGGTACCATTATTTATCAACTTAAACCCGAAATAATATTCTTCCCCTGGAGTAGTAGGGTGAGGGAGCTAAATAAATGTCCACTCGGTAGGTCTATCCGGGGTTTTGCTGTAAAAATAGCCTACAAGCGATAAAAACGAACACCCGACCAGGGCACAATTCACATTCCGGGTGggtttactttattatttgtagCTTCTTCTTGTTCGAGTGGaacgagaaaaaaggaaaaaagtaaTAGACCAGTAGTGAATATTACCCTGGAGGGTAACCGTATGAGGTTAAGAAAAAGACGATGGTGAATCttttcgatttcttctttttctggAAGAATTGAAAGAAAGGAAGGTCGTTTTCCTCATTAAGGTCGAGAAGAAATAGAAAGGCGCCCTACGATAAAGCGTGCCACATTTCTCTCGATGTGTAAAGCAACAGTTctgttaaaaagaaaaaccatttttgtttgttgttccgtTCTTCGTAGCGGAgattgagagagagagagaaagagagagagaaagagagagagagagagagagagagagaaagagagagagagagagagagagagagaggggggggggggggttgtggGGGGGAAAGTgagaaaaaggcaaaaatgtGTATAAATTAGGGTTACCCGCAGACATTTCCATATCTACCACCTTCAAGGACTGCTTCCGGTACATATTTCGCCGGgagcaattaaaacaatgtttAACCGTACCGTGTTCTGTTTTGCTCTTCCTTTTTGACTGCAGTAAGCACCCTGCATCGTAATCTGGCCATCCCGGTCACGTGCAAGATACGCATCTTCGAGGATATGGCGAAAACGATTCGATATGCCCAAATGCTGCAGGACGCCGGTGCCCAGATACTGACCGTGCATGGGCGAACGCGGGAACAGAAGGGTCCGCTTACGGGGTTGGCCGACTGGAAGTACGTGAGCGTTCTGCGGCAACAGTTAAGCATACCGATCTTCTCGAACGGGAATATCATGTCTGTGCAGGACGTTGAACGGTGCATCGCGGACACGGGCGTGAACGGGGTAATGACGGCCGAGGGGAATCTACACAATCCTGCCCTGTTCGAGGGTTTGAACCCGACCTCCTGGAGTATGGCCCACGAGTATCTGGATCTGGTCGAACAGTATCCGGCACCGATTTCTTTCATCCGGGGGCATCTGTTCAAAATGTTTCATCATCTGTAAGTAAAGCATACGCATTTTTTTATAgcattataatttaaaatgacaTTAACTAAACTCGATTATGGAACATTTCATAGTTTAAAACTCATCATTTTGatattttgcttcatttttattcAGATTTTAGCATTGCATTTTGTTTCATGTATCgattggttttgattttgaattttatgtttttatatcTCTCTGTCGTCATTTGTTGAAACTGTTATTAGAATTCAGGAATCTTAACATGGtgcaaaacatacaaataGGAGAAGTATCAATATCATTAGCGTAATGGGAAAATAGAAATGTTTTCAATACGTAATTTAAAATCACTTCGTAAAAACGTTTTTTTCGGTGCACTGCTAGTCGCGCATGTACCGCTGTACTAACAGAACCCATGCGTAGAACTGTTGTAGGTTTCTACGGCGACAGGCGTTTGACAGCTCTGGTTATCAAAGCGAGTGAGATGACGCATCAAAACACAACAGATGATGAAATCGGTCCACAATCGCAATATAATGCAATTGAAGCTACTTTCAATGCGTGTAATGCAATGCAGTGAATGTTTTTTCGTATAAAAGTGTAATGTTATCAACGGTGCGTCTTGCCGAACATAGCATAATAGAACAGACGGACTGTACAATGTGAAGTTTGGAcagttatgttttgttttgtttgtgcggTTTTGAGTGCGTCGGTATAACAAGCACGAGCAACATAGgctgtgcgtgtgcgtgctgTGCATCGCTAGCGGAGCAGTGCGTGTTCGGGTGGGGTGGCCGGCCGAGCGTGCGTTCAGGTTATCGCTTCTCGGCCTAAAGGCTAAGATCAAAGTGTAGTATCTGTTCTTATCAGCTTAACATCTGATAGATCTCCCATCGGGAGACAACAAATGTTAAACTGATTTTTGGCAATGGGAAGATAGTCCGAGGCTTGCCTCACTTCTTCCGCGGGTCGGCCCGGTATTGCAGTACCGCCGGGAATGGCCCACACAATTCTGAAAGTAATAGTGAAGATAAACCGTCAATGACTCTTCAAAACTCTCTTCTCTGTCGCTCTAAATGTGGAATGGCTCGATAAACTAGTTAATGGTTCTTTTCACTACTAGTGCCAAGAGAAATAATACTAATCCCATTTCTATCCACCTCAACAGAATGCACCTGAAGTCGAATGCCGTCCTACGAGAGAAACTTGCCGGAAGCCATTCGGTGGCCGAATTCCGCTCCGTCGTAATCCAGCTTGAACAAAAGTATCTGCCGTACCACGAAGGAACGCGACCGTGGATGGGTGAATATGAAGGCGAGGAAACAGATGAAGGTGAAGCACCCCAAACGACCTCACCGAATCATAATTTGCACCTTCCACCGTGGCTCTGTCAACCGTACATGCGTGCCCCACCGGAAGTGCACCGGCAAAAGCTGGAAGAGGCACACCGTCTAGCGAACGATCCGACCCGTGAGAAGCGTCAATTTTTCGACACACACGGCAACGAAATTTCACGCAAACGCATGAAAAAGATGCGTCGAGTACAACGTCGCCCGAAAAACAAGAACCGTGCGCAGCAGCGTAGCTTAAACAGTGGTGCAGCTCCGCAGGACAATGCTACCGATGATGGAGAGGACGACGTAGAAGCAGAAGAGGAACTGCAGCAAGAGAACGGTTCGAAAGCAATTGTCCGGATGAATATTTCCATTACTGACACGAACGGGCGGAGGCGTCGATTTGATGAGCTGTGCAAGAATGAGACACCGAATTGTACGAACCCGATGGTAAATAATTGCCCTACGGCACACATCGATTGCGAAACGAATTGGGAACTCTAATAAGCATACATTTTTAATCTATTTCTAGGGTATGAAATGCGAACATCAGCTTTGCCGGACGTGTTGCAAAAGCAAATGTTACCGGGAGAATCGGGATTGCGTTGGACACAAGATTCGCATCAAGTCGAGGCGTGAGAAAGCAATCGCACTGACTCTGGCTGAGCAGGCAGCAAAGGAAATGCGGAACGCATCAGTCGATCAACGACCTGGCAACGTAgaaatgacaccggacaataAAGTTTCCGACGAGCGAAGCTGATCGGAACACACGCACCAATCATTCGGACGTAAAAAAGTACACCTTTGTTGTTAAGTGAAAAACGAGGCCTGGTTATTTGTTAACGGGCAAATGCATTTCTCTCTGGAGTACGTGCGTAATCCATTGCGCAGATGCCACAACGAATGATATTGCTCTGTGTATGTGAAAAGTTGGAGTGTTGAACTTGTTGAAAGAACGATCATAGAACTGGAGTTAAGACCAAACAAGGCGTTTATTTCAACAAGAATCGTCATTTTGTGTCTGATGCAGAGATATTTGTCAATCAAAGGATCTCTTTTACATCTCTGGCACACTCACAGAGCAAGTTAATGATCCAGGTTGTAATCGAATAGGGATTCTATGTTAAACATAACATGTTTGTATGAAGTTTGTGAATGTGTCAACAGAATGTTCGACATGTTTGGGGCGATTCATCCGATCGCGTTTGATAGCGTATTGGGAGAAAATTTGCCATTCGCTTTATATGATGTACAGGATGCTTTCAAATATTGTCGATTTTGACTTTCTAAAAAAGGGCCATTGTGGGTAAAAAGTAAGGAAAATTTGGAAGTATTTCGTCAGGGATGAGTGGAAtgtaaattatattaattttgACATTTCCCATCCGTCGTCAGAATGCGCGGCATTTCGGAGTTTACCGAATATAAGAGGAAAGATACATTTTACTTCAACCGTTAGTTTAGTAAGGATAATGTGGGCCATTCCCGGCGGTACTGCAATACCGGGCCGACCCGCGGAAGAAGTGAGGCAAGCCTCGGACTATCTTCCCATTGCAAAAAATCAGTTTAACATTTGTTGTCTCCCGATGGGAGATCTATCAGATGTTAAGCTGATAAGAACAGATACTACACTTTGATCTTAGCCTTTAGGCCGAGAAGCGATAACCTGAACGCACGCTCGGCCGGCCACCCCACCCGAACACGCACTGCTCCGCTAGTGATGCAcagcacgcacacgcacaggTTATGTTGCTCGTGCTTGTTTTACCAACGGACTCACCGCCGAACGATACAAAGCAGGCGTGTGCTAACTGCATATTTTGGTACGCGACCTGCCGTCTGTCCTTTCGATGGGGCTCTTTATTGCACTAAGCATCGTTGATAATATTCTCTTtcaattcgaaaaaaaaaaacatttactgTATTGCATTTCATGCAATTACAGTAGCTTCAATAGCATTATGTTGCGTTTGCGGCCCGATTTCATCATGAGGTGTTTTTATCTGTGCGTCATTTTACCGGCACTGCAGATGTCAAACGGTGCGCTGTTGACAGGAGAGCCTTACATCAGTGCGCTTGTTAGGTTTCGTGTACCGAAGCTTGATAGCTCGGGTCGTGTGtgctttcattttgtttttccggaCAGGACGCCAAAAAGAGTGCGTCATTATTTATAATCAATCGAATAGAAAAGTGGTGTGTAACGCAGTGAAAATGTCCAAACGGAACGCTTGGTCACGGGGGGAAACACTCGAGCTGGTAGACATTCTGCGGACGTGCTGCATCCCCTTCCTGGACGGTACGATAAACAATCGGAAGGGCCAAATGTATCGCCAGATCGAGCACGAAATGCAGCGGCGCGGACGCACCACCAATCGCGACGCCCGGCAGATAGAGCACCAGTGGAAAAACCTCAAGTTTAGCTACGACCGGTACAAGCTGAAGGTGTCACAAGTCGTGTGAATTCTACAAGAAGCTGGTGGACCTGTTCACGGCGGTGGATCAGCGTCTTGGGAAGAATCCAACGGAAGAAACATTTGAGACGTACTACGGTAGGTTACACTGTACCCATTCAATACCATTCCATTGTGATAACAATGTTTCCAAGTTACAGAAGAAGAATTTGTTACTGACGAAACGCAGGAACTTGCGGCGGATGACGATGCGGTTGTAATTGAAGAGATTGTGTACGATTCACAGGATGCGCTTGAGTTCGGTAAGTGCGAAGAAGCGACAGTGAGTTACGCCAGTAAAACAAATcttattaattattctttattcCCGCTACACCTTAGCAGAAGAAGCCGCAGCAGCTGCCAGCAGTTCCAAAGGACAGCAACAATCGTCCGCACAACCACCCGCACCagcaccacctccaccaccacccactcAGAAGCGGAAAAAGCTAACGGTGGAAAATATGGACGGCCTGTTGGTAACGATCTGCGCACTGCAGAGGGACCACAACGATTACTTTAACCGCTGTCAAATGGAATTCATCGAGAATGAGTTCGAATCGTTCcgggagaaggagaaggaactCTGCTACAACTCAAACTCGAGCTGGAGGTATTGAAGCAGAAGTTTTTGGCTCGAATACAGAAGATTGCTAGCGGTGATGGAACGGTGGATACGGGCGGTGATGAACCGGTTGCAAGCGAATCGAAACGACGCCGGGTTGCTGTTGCTAGACGAAAATAGGCTAAAGTGTTTTGTTAGTTGCTAGTGGTAACCGTTCGAACAACCAGAGATTGTAATGAAAGTTTGGTCCAAGTAGTCGCACCAAGCTGTCAACGCCGTGTGTGCTGTATGGATAAACAATCACCATCCCCTAACTACGCAGGCTTAAACAGGTTGAGAGCTTACCCGGATGCGTATAGGTTATGTTTAAGGTGCAAATTGTATGCATAAATCGAAAGAAATTCCCTAGATGTCGGGAAGCGGTGTCTCAAAAAGCTTGTTgagaaaaacaattacaaaacgATTGATCGGGACAGATGTTCGAACCGGCACGAAGGGGCCCTTCAGGTGAACTATTTGGAAATTAACGAAAAACCTTAATTATGTTTGAAAACAAGTTTGAAAATACATTTCAACGATAAAACAATACTCCCTAAGCATTACTCAACGTTTGGCCAGCAAAAATAACACGGTGCTATTATCGGCACTTCGATCCGACGGAAATTTCCGAAAATCGAAAatcccgaaaatcgaaaaagtaacaggagcgaagaacacgcacggaggtaacatttcataaattttcatatcattttcagcatgtttatacCCGTGATCGAACACTTCGATCggatggaaattttatcgcaaaaatcgaaaaagtaacaggagcgaaggacacgcatggaggtaacatttcattaattttcaaaccaactggttttcagatttccgttaccaggggagcatggttttcaagaggttacacctggtaccagccgagcatgaaattttcatcaaatatttcatgaaaagtttcatgaaatatttcatgaaaagtttcatgaaacttttcatgaaaaatttcacgaaaatttcatgaaacttttcatgaaatatttcatgaaacttttcatgaaatatttcatgaaacttttcatgaaaaatttcacgaaaatttcatgaaacttttcatgaaatatttcatgaaacttttcatgaaacatttgatgaaaatttcatgctcggctggtaccaggtgtcacctcttgaaaaccatgctcccctggtaacggaaatctgaaaacagaaaaccagttggtttgaaaattaatgaaatgttacctccatgcgtgtccttcgctcctgttactttttcgatttttgcgataaaatttccatccGATCGAAGTGTTCGATCACGGgtataaacatgctgaaaatgatatgaaaatttatgaaatgttacctccgtgcgtgttcttcgctcctgttactttttcgattttcgggatTTTCGATTTTCGGAAATTTCCGTCGGATCGAAGTGCCGATAATAGCACCGTGTTATTTTTGCTGGCCAAACGTTGAGTAATGCTTAGGGAGTATTATTTTATCGTTGAAATGTATTTTCAAACTTGTTTCCAAACATAATTAAGATTTTTCGTTAATTTCCAAATAGTTCACCTGAAGGGCCCCTTCGTGCCGGTTCGAACATCCGTTCCGATCAATcgttttgtaattgtttttctcAACAAGCTTTTTGAGACACCGCTTCCCGACATCTAGGGAATTTCTTTCGATTTATGCATACAATTTGCACGTTAAACATAATCTATAAGCATCCGGGTAAGCTCTCAACCTGTTTAAGCCTGCGTAGTTAGGGGATGGTGATTGTTTATCCATACAGCACACACGGCGTTGACAGCTTGGTGCGACTACTTGGACCAAACTTTCATTACAATCTCTGGTTGTTCGAACGGTTACCACTAGCAACTAACAAAACACTTTAGCCTATTTTCGTCTAGCAACAGCAACCCGGCGTCGTTTCGATTCGCTTGCAACCGGTTCATCACCGCCCGTATCCACCGTTCCATCACCGCTAGCAATCTTCTGTATTCGAGCCAAAAACTTCTGCTTCAATACCTCCAGCTCGAGTTTGAGTTGTAGCAGAtgttccttctccttctcccgGAACGATTCGAACTCATTCTCGATGAATTCCATTTGACAGCGGTTAAAGTAATCGTTGTGGTCCCTCTGTAGTGCGCAGATCGTTACCAACAGGCCGTCCATATTTTCCACCGTTAGCTTCTTCCGCTTCTgagtgggtggtggtggaggtggtgctGGTGCGGGTGGTTGTGCGGACGATTGTTGCTGTCCTTTGGAACTGCTGGCAGCTGCTGCGGCTTCTTCTGCTAAGGTGTAGCGGgaataaagaataattaataagATTTGTTTTACTGGCGTAACTCACTGTCGCTTCTTCGCACTTACCAAACTCAAGCGCATCCTGTGAATCGTACACAATCTCTTCAATTACAACCGCATCGTCATCCGCCGCAAGTTCCGGCGTTTCGTCAGTAACAAATTCTTCTTCTGTAACTTGGAAACATTGTTATCACAATGGAATGGTATTGAATGGGTACAGTGTAACCTACCGTAGTACGTCTCAAATGTTTCTTCCGTTGGATTCTTCCCAAGTCGTTGATCCACCGCCGTGAACAGATCCTCCAGCTCCTTGTAGAATTCACACGGCTTCAGTTCCGGTAGCCACGCTTTGGTGTCGTTATTTCTACGCTGTGACACCTCCAGCTTGTACCGCTCGTAGCTAAACTTGAGGTTTTTCCACTTGTGCTCTATCTGCCGGGCGTCGCGATTGGTGGTGAGTCCGCGCCGCTGCATTTCGTGCTCGATCTGGCGATACATTTGGCCCTTCCGATTGTTTATCGTACCGTCCAGGAAGGGGATGCAGCACGTCCGCAGAATGTCTACCAGCTCGAGTGTTTCCCCCCGTGACCAAGCGTTCCGTTTGGACATTTTCACTGCGTTACACACCACTTTTCTATTCGATTGATTATAAATAATGACGCACTCTTTTTGGCGTCCTGtccggaaaaacaaaatgaaagcaCACACGACCCGAGCTGTCAAGCTTCGGTACACGAAACCTAACAAGCGCACTGATGTAAGGCTCTCCTGTCAACAGCGCACCGTTTGACATCTGCAGTGCCGGTAAAATGACGCACAGATAAAAACACCTCATGATGAAATCGGGCCGCAAACGCAACATAATGCTATTAAAGCTACTGCTCGAGTTTGAGTTGTAGCAGAtgttccttctccttctcccgGAACGATTCGAACTCATTCTCGATGAATTCCATTTGACAGCGGTTAAAGTAATCGTTGTGGTCCCTCTGCAGTGCGCAGATCGTTACCAACAGGCCGTCCATATTTTCCACCGTTAGCTTTTTCCGCTTCTgagtgggtggtggtggaggtggtgctGGTGCGGGTGGTTGTGCGGACGATTGTTGCTGTCCTTTGGAACTGCTGGCAGCTGCTGCGGCTTCTTCTGCTAAGGTGTAGTGGcaataaagaataattaataagATTTGTTTTACTGGCGTAACTCACTGTAGCTTCTTCGCACTTACCAAACTCAAGCGCATCCTGTGAATCGTACACAATCTCTTCAATTACAACCGCATCGTCATCCGCCGCAAGTTCCGGCGTTTCGTCAGTAACAAATTCTTCTTCTGTAACTTGGAAACATTGTTATCACAATGGAATGGTATTGAATGGGTACAGTGTAACCTACCGTAGTACGTCTCAAATGTTTCTTCCGTTGGATTCTTCCCAAGACGCTGATCCACCGCCGTGAACAGGTCCTCCAGCTTCTTGTAGAATTCACACGGCTTGTGACACCTCCAGCTTGTACCGGTCGTAGCTAAACTTGAGGTTTTTCCActtgtttttccgctctaTCTGCCGGGCGTCGCGATTGGTGGTGAGTCCGCGCCGCTGCATTTCGTGCTCGATCTGGCGATACATTTGGCCCTTCCGATTGTTTATCGTACCGTCCAGGAACGGGATGCCGCACGTCCGCAGAATGTCTACCAGCTCGAGTGTTTCCCCCCGTGACCAAGCGTTCCGTTTGGACATTTTCACTGCGTTACACACCACTTTTCTATTCGATTGATTATAAATAATGACGCACTCTTTTTGGCGTCCTGtccggaaaaacaaaatgaaagcaCACACGACCCGAGCTGTCAAGCTTCGGTACACGAAACCTAACAAGCGCACTGATGTAAGGCTCTCCTGTCAACAGCGCACCGTTTGACATCTGCAGTGCCGGTAAAATGACGCACAGATAAAAACACCTCATGATGAAATCGGGCCGCAAACGCAACATAATGCTATTGAAGCTACTGTAATTGCATGAAATGCAATAcagtaaatgtttttttttcgaattgaAAGAGAATATTATCAACGATGCttaatgcaataaaaagccatgtatgaaacatttcatgaaacattttctgCAACATTTCATGCGTTTCATctaccgggaagcgcgtgaACTGTGCTTgttcggctggtaccaggtacctcttgaaaaacatgcttccctggtatcggaaatctgaaaacagctggtttgtatggaattttgtaCCAGTCGATGGTAAGTTTCAGCgagagatgaaggatgctttccgtttcatccatcttccttgcACTAGCGAttgctctcacgggtttgaaaGTAtccaatgcaatagtgatgggcaaatttatttcacGCTGCacatgtcacctcttgaaaaacatgctttcctggcaTCGGAGATCCCAGCAATCCCTACTGGTAGCATGATGCCCCGAAGGTATGATTAGAAGAAGGATATACATTTAAACGCAGatcaaacaaaatcaagcCCAGCAAACATTTGTAGGAGGCatgtgaattgttttgttccttAACAAACATGAGAATAAAATCAGGAAGAAAATAACGAATAGTCTCACAGTTATTTGTTTCTAATGTGCGATCGAGAAGTTGCGAGAGTTAGGCACCTTAAAAGCACCCCAGCGTGCTGGTCCaagaaataaacacacaaaacagagGAGAGGAAACGTACATGGtatcagcaaaacaaaaaaagaaaaaaagattcaataataatatattGCCACATTTCGTAACCAACTTATTCGTTATTTTTACTAAAAGtatctttttgtttcaattgttttgttaattctcCTTTGCTAAAACAAAGATGTGCCAATTTGACAGTTGCTATTTCTAGTAATTTGCCTCAGTTTTAAGCGGAATGTCCCTCGAGTCGTTTGATTATGTGTTTGGAAAAGTTGAAGAAATGTGTTTATTGTAGCAAAATTTCTTTCTGCAACgtaaaaatcaacaacgacTAAAAAGCCTGTATCACATTTTCGATCTGATTTTATTATCACCTTTCTTCAAACCAAACAATCGTCATACTCATCCATTCCGTcatccacgcacacacaggtgTAGTGTCCTTTCTGTCCACAACTCTATTCCCTTCTATCTTATTATctcatgtttcttttttaattgggagggggggggggggggataggGGGATGAGAACTGCTTTGTCTGTTATTTCGCCATTTGCATAAAGAGAGTAAGTTTGTTATTTTACGTTTTTGTGTAAATGTttcttgtatgtgtgtttttttgttttctctttttaaaTCCGTTTCCTAAGGGTTTGCTTTACTTCCTTTAATGCTACCCTTTTTGTTTACTTGTTTGATCTTATTTTCGGTTTTCttctttactttttttctcgttttagACCTAATacgtacacacaaacacctgATTTTCTTCTAACcttttcgcttgttttttCTGATTTTAAGTCTTAATAAAAACGTTCGTAAAGTGCTGTTtgcatgtttgtttatttcttttttcctatTACTTTTTAATTCCTCTTCCTTCCCAGCTATCTTTCTTCCACGTACACACAGACAAGGGACACTGAGGATGAGGCAAAAGAGAGTGTGTCTCAGGTATGTGTAATTCTATATACAATGAACGGCCCCCATCCTGCTCACCCTTTAACACCACACAACCACCACAATTTATACCACCAGTCGCCTACTAAGTAAGCGAACagtagcaacaacagcagcagcagcaacagagaTGGAGGGGAAAACCCTCAGTATCCTTTGGTGATATCAAGGGATTTCTTCCCTCCCCCCCATCTTCCATAATGTTTACTTGTAAGAgagtgtatatgtgtgtgtctaAGTGGGTACTACTGTTTATGGATTGACCTTTCCATTCTCTATTTGCTTCCCTCTCCACACAACCctctctcttcctcttcctcctaACCACACCCAACACGATTCTCACGATCGTTCACTCATACGGCAACCATAGGATATATAATAGTTGTTACACTAACACTAATTGAATAATGAGTCTAAAAACAGAATAAATgtgagaaataaataattataagtattatttaaattgttttgtatGTTCTTGTTCGCCGTGATCCAAAAGTAAAAAAtcgtggaaaacaaatatctAACCCCACTTTCTGTACGGCAGGGAGTTGAATTCGTAAgtggcttttctttttttctcttccattAATGGaaattctctctctctcccgctcttttctctttttcttcgttttttttttatctatccTCATCTTACAGACCAGACTGTCCTTTACTTCATCGTGTCCACACACTCCTCTTGCTTTACTATGGTTTACTAAAGTCTAGCTTACTTTGATTAGTACATAACGACGACCGTACCTGTGCATCTTTTCTGTTGcctt
Protein-coding sequences here:
- the LOC128300778 gene encoding tRNA-dihydrouridine(16/17) synthase [NAD(P)(+)]-like, which gives rise to MDSTATTSPAGEAQPNRKLSGFEFYEKILHSPRYVVAPMVDASELAWRLLSRRHGAQLCYSPMFHSSCFTKDPKYRKDSLQTCPEDRPLIIQFCGNDPKVMLAAALLAQDHCDAIDINLGCPQAIAKRGHYGAFLQDEWELLREIVSTLHRNLAIPVTCKIRIFEDMAKTIRYAQMLQDAGAQILTVHGRTREQKGPLTGLADWKYVSVLRQQLSIPIFSNGNIMSVQDVERCIADTGVNGVMTAEGNLHNPALFEGLNPTSWSMAHEYLDLVEQYPAPISFIRGHLFKMFHHLMHLKSNAVLREKLAGSHSVAEFRSVVIQLEQKYLPYHEGTRPWMGEYEGEETDEGEAPQTTSPNHNLHLPPWLCQPYMRAPPEVHRQKLEEAHRLANDPTREKRQFFDTHGNEISRKRMKKMRRVQRRPKNKNRAQQRSLNSGAAPQDNATDDGEDDVEAEEELQQENGSKAIVRMNISITDTNGRRRRFDELCKNETPNCTNPMGMKCEHQLCRTCCKSKCYRENRDCVGHKIRIKSRREKAIALTLAEQAAKEMRNASVDQRPGNVEMTPDNKVSDERS
- the LOC128301689 gene encoding uncharacterized protein LOC128301689 isoform X3; its protein translation is MSKRNAWSRGETLELVDILRTCCIPFLDGTINNRKGQMYRQIEHEMQRRGLTTNRDARQIEHKWKNLKFSYERYKLEVSQRRNNDTKAWLPELKPCEFYKELEDLFTAVDQRLGKNPTEETFETYYEEEFVTDETPELAADDDAVVIEEIVYDSQDALEFEAAAAASSSKGQQQSSAQPPAPAPPPPPPTQKRKKLTVENMDGLLVTICALQRDHNDYFNRCQMEFIENEFESFREKEKEHLLQLKLELEVLKQKFLARIQKIASGDGTVDTGGDEPVASESKRRRVAVARRK
- the LOC128301689 gene encoding uncharacterized protein LOC128301689 isoform X1, translated to MSKRNAWSRGETLELVDILRTCCIPFLDGTINNRKGQMYRQIEHEMQRRGLTTNRDARQIEHKWKNLKFSYERYKLEVSQRRNNDTKAWLPELKPCEFYKELEDLFTAVDQRLGKNPTEETFETYYEEEFVTDETPELAADDDAVVIEEIVYDSQDALEFAEEAAAAASSSKGQQQSSAQPPAPAPPPPPPTQKRKKLTVENMDGLLVTICALQRDHNDYFNRCQMEFIENEFESFREKEKEHLLQLKLELEVLKQKFLARIQKIASGDGTVDTGGDEPVASESKRRRVAVARRK
- the LOC128301689 gene encoding uncharacterized protein LOC128301689 isoform X2, with the protein product MSKRNAWSRGETLELVDILRTCCIPFLDGTINNRKGQMYRQIEHEMQRRGLTTNRDARQIEHKWKNLKFSYERYKLEVSQRRNNDTKAWLPELKPCEFYKELEDLFTAVDQRLGKNPTEETFETYYEEEFVTDETPELAADDDAVVIEEIVYDSQDALEFEEAAAAASSSKGQQQSSAQPPAPAPPPPPPTQKRKKLTVENMDGLLVTICALQRDHNDYFNRCQMEFIENEFESFREKEKEHLLQLKLELEVLKQKFLARIQKIASGDGTVDTGGDEPVASESKRRRVAVARRK